In Prunus persica chloroplast, complete genome, the following proteins share a genomic window:
- the ycf1 gene encoding hypothetical chloroplast RF1: protein MILKSFILGNLVSLCMKIINSVVVVGLYYGFLTTFSIGPSYLFLLRARVMEEGEEGTEKKVSATTGFITGQLMMFISIYYVPLHLALGRPHTITVLALPYLLFHFFWNNHKHFFDYGSTTRNSMRNLSIQCLFLNNLIFQLFNHFILPSSMLVRLVNIYMFRCNNKMLFVTSSFVGWLIGHILFMKWVGLVLGWIQQNNSIRSNVLIRSNKYLVSELRNSMARIFSILLFITSVYYLGRIPSPIVTKKLKETSETEETDVEIETTSETKGTKQEQEGSTEEDPSPSLFSEEKEDPYKIDETKEIRVNGKEKTKDQFHFKETRYKNRPVYETYYLDGNQEQENSKLEILKKSDLFWFEKPIVTILFDYKRWNRPLRYIKNNRFENYVRNEMSQYFFYTCQSDGKERISFTYPPSLATFFEMIKSKMSLFRKEKLPSNEFYNQWSYRNEHKKKKLNNKFLNRVKALDKTLNLNKEFIVLNVLEKRTRLCNNKTKKEYLTKIYDPFLNGPYRGRIKKLFTPSIINEASIKNYIERVCINKIHGILLIINYLEFEQKTNPFDINDRKSLVTEIGYLLNLINELAVKSTSSLNFQRLFLVPEHEQVRIHSEDQFKILNFLFDAVRTVPNDKTIKKKSIEIKEINKRVPRWSYKLINDLEQQEGETEESVVEDHEIRSRKAKRVVIFTDNHQNTDAYTNTQETNNTDQTAEIALIRYSQQPDFRRDIIKGSMRAQRRKTVTWKLFQANVHSPLFLDRIDKSFFFFDISARMKIIFRNWMRKNTEFSDYTEKNTKESEKKKEEDKRKEKARIEIAEAWDSILLAQVLRGFLLVTQSILRKYIILPSLIIAKNIVRILLFQFPEWSEDLKDWNREMHIKCTYNGVQLSEKEFPKNWLTDGIQIKILFPFSLKPWHRSKLQAPYNDPMKKKDQKNDFCFLTVFGMETELPFGSPRKKLSFFEPIFKELKKKFKKLKKKCFIILRILKEQKKLFLNVSKETKKRIIKSILFIKEIIKELSKINPIILFGFGLREIEVYELSETKKDSIIGNRMIHESSIQIISQGWTNYSLTEKKMQDLTDRTNTIINQIEKITKENKKGTPDINFSSNKISYDDKGSESQKNIWQILKRQNVRLTRKSHYFIKYFIERIYIDIFLCIINIPSINTQLFLESTKKIIYKYINDNEANHERIDKTNQSVIPFISTIKKSFTNISNKNSKTFCDLSYFSQAYVFYKLSQTQLINLYKLKSVFQYNGMSLFLKNEIKDFFVVTQELFNSELRHKNLRNYGMNQWTNWLRSRYQFDVSHIKWSRLVPQKWRNIFNQHCMAQNKDLCDLYEKDRLINYEKNFETDSLLNQKDNFKKQYRYDILAYKSINYEYKKDSYIYGSPLQVKNKQDIFYNYNTHTQKSFNMPEGIPIIPYLVEDDIRDMEINPDRKYFDWRIFHFCLKNKVDIDAWIDIDTDTNSNKYTKTRVNKYQIIDKINKRGLFYLTIQQDQEINLSNQITLFDWMGMNEEILSCPISNMEFWFFPELGILYNTYKIKPWVIPIKLLVLNSNINENYSKNKSITGNKKGDPFISISENSKKSFELENRNQGEKEYAVQADFKSALSNQEKDVEEDYTGSYMKKNRNKKQYKINTKGEFDFFLKRYLHFQLRWDDSLNKKISNNIKVYCLLLRLINPREITISSIQRGEMSPDILMIQKDLTLTELIKRGILIIEPIRLSIKNDGKFIMYQTIGISLVHKSKHQINQRYREKKHADKNSDEAITKHQRMTGNRDKNHYDLFVPENILSPRRRREFRILICFNSENRHRNAAFCNGNKVNSQVLDKSKNYKKKLIKFKLFLWPNYRLEDLACMNRYWFNTNNGSRFSMVRVHMYPRLKMH from the coding sequence ATGATTTTAAAATCTTTTATACTAGGTAATCTAGTATCCTTATGCATGAAGATAATCAATTCGGTCGTTGTGGTCGGACTCTATTATGGATTTTTGACCACATTCTCCATAGGGCCCTCTTATCTCTTCCTTCTCCGAGCTCGGGTTATGGAAGAAGGAGAAGAAGGAACCGAGAAGAAAGTATCAGCAACAACCGGTTTTATTACGGGACAGCTCATGATGTTCATATCGATCTATTATGTGCCTCTGCATCTAGCATTGGGTAGACCTCATACAATAACTGTCCTAGCTCTACCGTATCTTTTGTTTCATTTCTTCTGGAACAATCACAAACACTTTTTTGATTATGGATCTACTACCAGAAATTCAATGCGTAATCTTAGCATTCAATGTTTATTCCTGAATAATCTCATTTTTCAATTATTCAACCATTTCATTTTACCAAGTTCAATGTTAGTCAGATTAGTCAACATTTATATGTTTCGATGCAACAACAAGATGTTATTTGTAACAAGTAGTTTTGTTGGTTGGTTAATTGGTCACATTTTATTCATGAAATGGGTTGGATTGGTATTAGGCTGGATACAGCAAAATAATTCTATTAGATCTAATGTACTTATTAGATCTAATAAGTACCTTGTGTCAGAATTGAGAAATTCTATGGCTCGAATCTTTAGTATTCTCTTATTTATTACCAGTGTCTACTATTTAGGCAGAATACCGTCACCCATTGTTACTAAGAAACTGAAAGAAACCTCAGAAACGGAAGAAACAGATGTAGAAATAGAAACAACTTCCGAAACGAAGGGGACTAAACAGGAACAAGAGGGATCCACCGAAGAAGATCCTTCCCCTTCCCTTTTTTCGGAAGAAAAGGAGGATCCGTACAAAATCGATGAAACGAAAGAGATACGAGTGAATGGAAAGGAAAAAACAAAGGATCAATTCCACTTTAAAGAGACACGCTATAAAAATAGACCCGTTTATGAAACTTATTATCTGGATGGGAATCAAGAACAAGAAAATTCAAAGTTAGAAATATTAAAAAAAAGCGATCTCTTCTGGTTTGAAAAACCTATTGTGACTATTCTTTTCGATTATAAACGGTGGAATCGCCCATTGCGGTATATAAAAAACAATCGATTTGAAAATTATGTAAGAAATGAAATGTCACAATATTTTTTTTATACATGTCAAAGTGATGGAAAAGAAAGAATATCTTTTACGTACCCCCCCAGTTTGGCAACCTTTTTTGAAATGATAAAAAGTAAAATGTCTCTGTTCAGAAAAGAAAAATTACCTTCTAATGAATTTTATAATCAGTGGAGTTATAGGAATGAACATAAAAAGAAAAAGCTAAACAATAAATTTTTAAATAGAGTAAAAGCTCTCGACAAAACTCTAAATCTAAATAAAGAATTTATTGTTCTGAATGTACTCGAAAAAAGAACTAGATTGTGTAATAATAAGACTAAAAAAGAATACTTAACAAAAATATATGATCCTTTCTTGAATGGACCCTACCGGGGACGGATCAAAAAATTGTTTACACCTTCAATCATAAATGAAGCTTCTATAAAAAATTACATAGAAAGGGTTTGTATAAATAAAATTCATGGTATCCTTCTTATTATTAATTACTTAGAATTTGAACAAAAAACAAATCCATTTGATATAAATGATAGAAAATCATTAGTAACAGAAATTGGTTATTTATTGAATTTAATCAATGAATTGGCTGTAAAATCAACATCAAGTTTAAATTTTCAAAGACTTTTTTTAGTTCCAGAACACGAACAAGTAAGAATTCATTCAGAGGATCAATTTAAAATTTTAAATTTTTTATTCGATGCAGTTAGAACTGTTCCGAACGATAAAACAATAAAAAAAAAATCTATTGAAATAAAAGAAATTAATAAAAGAGTTCCTCGGTGGTCATACAAATTAATCAACGATTTAGAACAACAAGAGGGAGAAACAGAGGAAAGTGTGGTAGAGGATCATGAGATTCGTTCAAGAAAAGCCAAACGCGTAGTAATTTTTACTGATAACCACCAGAATACTGATGCTTATACCAATACCCAAGAAACTAATAATACTGATCAAACAGCCGAAATTGCTTTAATACGTTATTCACAACAACCGGACTTTCGTCGAGACATAATCAAAGGCTCTATGCGCGCTCAAAGGCGTAAAACAGTTACTTGGAAACTTTTTCAAGCAAATGTGCATTCCCCCCTTTTTTTGGACCGAATAGACAAATCTTTTTTTTTTTTTGATATTTCGGCGCGTATGAAAATAATTTTTAGAAATTGGATGCGTAAAAACACAGAATTTTCGGATTATACAGAGAAAAACACAAAAGAAAGTGAGAAAAAAAAAGAAGAAGACAAAAGAAAGGAGAAAGCACGTATAGAAATAGCAGAAGCCTGGGATAGTATTTTACTTGCTCAAGTACTAAGAGGTTTTTTGTTAGTAACCCAATCAATTCTTAGAAAATATATTATATTACCTTCATTGATAATAGCTAAAAATATAGTCCGTATACTATTATTTCAATTTCCTGAATGGTCTGAGGATTTAAAGGATTGGAATAGAGAAATGCATATTAAATGTACCTATAATGGCGTTCAATTATCAGAAAAAGAATTTCCAAAAAACTGGTTAACAGACGGTATTCAGATCAAGATCCTATTTCCTTTTAGTCTTAAACCTTGGCACAGATCTAAATTACAAGCCCCTTATAATGATCCAATGAAAAAAAAGGATCAAAAAAATGATTTTTGCTTTTTAACAGTTTTTGGAATGGAAACTGAACTACCCTTTGGTTCTCCCAGAAAAAAACTTTCATTTTTTGAACCCATTTTTAAAGAACTAAAAAAAAAATTTAAAAAATTGAAAAAGAAATGTTTTATAATTCTAAGAATTTTAAAAGAACAAAAAAAATTGTTTCTAAATGTCTCAAAAGAAACAAAAAAACGGATCATTAAAAGCATTCTGTTTATAAAAGAAATAATAAAAGAACTCTCAAAAATAAACCCAATTATATTATTTGGATTTGGATTGAGAGAAATAGAAGTATATGAATTGAGTGAAACTAAAAAAGATTCGATAATTGGTAATCGGATGATTCATGAATCGTCGATTCAAATTATATCTCAGGGTTGGACAAACTATTCATTAACAGAAAAAAAAATGCAAGATCTAACTGATAGAACAAATACAATCATAAATCAAATAGAAAAAATTACAAAAGAAAATAAAAAAGGAACTCCAGATATAAATTTTAGTTCTAACAAAATAAGTTATGATGATAAAGGATCAGAATCACAAAAAAATATTTGGCAGATATTAAAAAGACAAAATGTTAGATTAACCCGTAAGTCACATTATTTTATAAAATATTTCATTGAAAGGATATACATAGATATCTTTCTATGTATCATTAATATTCCTAGCATCAATACACAACTTTTTCTTGAATCAACAAAAAAAATTATTTATAAATACATTAACGATAATGAAGCAAATCACGAAAGAATTGATAAAACAAATCAAAGTGTAATTCCCTTTATTTCGACTATAAAAAAGTCATTTACTAATATTAGTAATAAGAATTCAAAGACTTTTTGCGACTTATCTTACTTTTCACAAGCATATGTATTTTACAAATTATCACAAACTCAACTTATTAACTTATATAAGTTAAAATCTGTATTTCAATATAACGGAATGTCTCTTTTTCTTAAGAATGAAATAAAGGATTTTTTTGTTGTAACACAAGAACTATTTAATTCCGAATTAAGACATAAGAATCTTCGCAATTATGGAATGAATCAATGGACAAATTGGTTAAGGAGTCGGTATCAATTTGATGTATCTCATATTAAATGGTCTAGATTAGTACCACAAAAATGGCGAAATATATTCAATCAACACTGTATGGCTCAAAATAAAGATTTATGTGATTTATATGAAAAGGATCGATTAATTAACTACGAAAAAAATTTCGAAACAGATTCATTACTGAATCAAAAAGATAATTTTAAAAAACAATATAGATATGATATTTTAGCATATAAATCTATTAATTATGAATATAAGAAGGACTCTTATATTTATGGATCACCATTACAAGTAAAAAATAAACAAGATATTTTTTATAATTACAACACACATACACAAAAATCATTTAATATGCCGGAAGGTATTCCTATTATCCCTTATCTAGTAGAAGATGATATTAGAGATATGGAGATAAATCCGGATAGAAAATATTTTGATTGGAGAATTTTCCATTTTTGTCTTAAAAATAAGGTCGATATTGACGCCTGGATCGATATTGATACTGACACTAACAGTAATAAATATACTAAGACTAGGGTTAATAAGTATCAAATAATTGATAAAATCAATAAGAGGGGTCTTTTTTATCTCACGATTCAGCAAGATCAAGAAATCAACCTATCCAATCAAATAACCCTTTTTGATTGGATGGGGATGAATGAAGAAATACTAAGTTGTCCCATATCAAATATGGAATTTTGGTTCTTCCCAGAATTGGGGATACTTTATAATACGTATAAAATTAAACCGTGGGTTATACCAATTAAATTACTAGTTTTAAATTCTAATATAAATGAAAATTATAGTAAAAACAAAAGCATAACCGGAAATAAAAAAGGGGATCCTTTTATATCAATATCGGAGAATTCAAAAAAATCTTTTGAATTAGAAAACCGAAACCAAGGGGAAAAAGAATACGCGGTCCAAGCAGATTTTAAATCAGCTCTTTCAAACCAAGAAAAAGATGTTGAAGAAGATTATACGGGATCGTACATGAAAAAAAATAGAAATAAAAAGCAATACAAGATCAATACAAAAGGGGAGTTTGATTTCTTCCTAAAAAGGTATTTGCATTTTCAATTGAGATGGGATGATTCTTTAAATAAAAAAATAAGCAATAACATCAAAGTATATTGTCTCCTGCTTAGACTGATAAATCCAAGAGAAATTACTATATCCTCTATTCAAAGAGGCGAAATGAGTCCGGATATTCTGATGATTCAGAAAGATTTAACTCTTACAGAATTGATTAAAAGGGGAATTTTGATTATTGAACCAATTCGTCTATCTATAAAAAATGATGGAAAATTTATTATGTATCAAACCATCGGTATTTCATTAGTTCATAAAAGCAAACACCAAATTAATCAAAGATACCGAGAAAAAAAACATGCTGATAAGAATTCTGATGAAGCCATTACAAAACATCAAAGGATGACTGGGAATAGAGATAAAAATCATTATGATTTGTTTGTTCCTGAAAATATTTTATCACCTAGACGTCGTAGAGAATTTAGAATTCTAATTTGTTTCAATTCTGAGAATAGACATAGAAATGCAGCATTTTGTAATGGGAATAAGGTAAACAGTCAAGTTTTGGATAAAAGCAAAAACTATAAAAAAAAACTTATTAAATTTAAGTTATTTCTTTGGCCCAATTATCGATTAGAAGATTTGGCTTGTATGAATCGTTATTGGTTTAATACCAATAATGGCAGTCGTTTCAGTATGGTAAGGGTACATATGTATCCGCGATTGAAAATGCATTAA